DNA from Bacillota bacterium:
TCTATTCATGAAGAGTATGCAAAGTCAATCTTCTCTCTTGCGATGGAAAGCAATCAGCTAAACGAATTTCAAGCTGGTTTTTTGGCTTTTACTGAAGCAATCGATGAAAAAACTATGCAATTTTTTAATCATCCGAAAATCAGTAAAAACGAAAAAAAACAAGTGATAGAACATAGTGTGAAATTAACATTATTAAAACATTTTCTTTTTGTCTTAATTGATAACGAAAGAATGAATGTGATTCCTTCAATTTTCTATTCGTTTTCGGAACTAATCGATGATTTAAATAAAATCAAAAAAGTTCAAGTTTATTCAAAGAAAGTCTTGTCAGATGATCAACGAAAGGCTTTATTAGTACAACTTGAAAAAGATACGTATCATAAAATTGAATTAGAAGAAATTATCGACGATTCTATTATTTCGGGATTTCGACTAGAATATGATGGACTCGTAAAAGATGAAACCAGCAATCGACAATTAGAAGATTTGAAATCAAATTTAAAAAGAGGATGAGGTAGAAGAAATTATGCGAATAGACCCTCTCGAAATTAGTTCTTTATTAAAAGAACAAATTAAGAAATACGAAAAATCAATCAAAACAGAGGAAGTAGGAAGTGTCATCTCAGTAGGAGATGGCATTGCTTTGGTATACGGATTAGATCATGCAATGAGTGGAGAACTTCTTGTTTTTCCAAATGATGTTGTCGGCATGGTTCAAAACCTTGAAAAAGACCATGTAGGCGTTATTTTACTAAATGACTCCTCTTTAATTAAAGAAGGAGACATAGTAAAAACTACTGGAAAAATTTTAGAAGTGCCTGTAGGAGATGCTTTAATAGGCCGAGTTGTAAATCCATTAGGACAACCTATTGATGGACTTGGCGAAATTAAAACCTCTAAGACAAGACCAGTAGAACGAAAAGCAACAGGTGTTATCGAACGACAAAGCGTGAATCAACCTTTGCAAACAGGAATCAAAGTACTAGATGCTTTAGTTCCAATTGGTAGAGGACAAAGAGAACTAATTATTGGCGATAGACAAACGGGTAAGACATCCATTGCAGTTGACACAATGATTAATCAAAAAGACGAAGATGTTATTTGTATTTACGTTGCGATTGGACAAAAAAACTCTACGGTTTTAAACGTTCTTGAAACCCTTAAAAAATACGATGCACTTAAATATTCCATCATCGTTGCAGCGTCTGCAAGTGATCCGGCTCCGTTATTATTTTTAGCTCCATACTCTGCAGTTGCCATGGCAGAAGAATTTATGTTCTTAGGAAAACATGTTTTGATTATCTATGATGATTTATCAAAACATGCGATTGCCTATAGAGAATTATCTTTGCTTTTAAGAAGACCACCAGGTAGAGAGGCTTTTCCAGGAGATGTGTTTTATTTGCATTCTAGATTGTTAGAAAGAGCCGCTAAATTGAATGATGAATTAGGTGGAGGATCGATTACGGCCCTTCCCATCATTGAAACACAAGAAGGAGATATTTCTGCTTATATTCCAACAAACGTTATTTCGATTACGGATGGGCAAATTTTCTTACAATCCAAACTATTCTATTCTGGAATACGACCTGCCATTAATGCAGGACTATCGGTTTCAAGGGTAGGGGGAGCCGCTCAATATAAAGCAATTAAAAAAGTCTCTGGAACCCTTCGACTGGATTTAGCAAGTTATCGCGAACTAGAAGCTTTCACCCAATTTGGATCGGACTTAGATGATGCGACCAAAGCTAAACTTGACAGAGGCGAACGCACCGTTGAAATATTAAAACAAGGACTTCATAAAACCATTCCGTTTGAACTTCAAGCGATTAGTATTTATTGCCTTATTAATGGGTATTTAGACCAAATTAAAATTGAAGACATTAAACGGTTTGAAACAGAACTTCATCAATTTTTTTGCCAAGATGAAGAGGCAAAAAAATTAACAGCTTTATTGAAAGAAACGAAAGATTTACCTGAAACAACGTTATTAAATAAAGCAATAGCAAGATTTGTAACAGACTTTATATAAAAAGGAGTGAATCCCTATGGCTTCGATTAGAGAAATCAAAAACAGAATAGAAGCGACTCGTAAAACCAGTCAAATAACGAAAGCCATGAACATGGTTTCTGCTTCGAAATTAAGAAAAGTCGAACGTAAATTTCGGGCTTTTGCGCCTATAAAACAAAAAGTAAAAACAATTTTAGAAGACGTATTATCGACAAACCCTGACCTAACTCATCCACTTTTGATTTCAAGAGAAATTAAAAAGACTGGCTATATCCTTGTCTCAAGTGATAGAGGACTCGCGGGGCCTTATAATGCAAATATCTTTAAATACTTTGAAAAAATAATTAGTGAAAATCATAAATCAAAAAGCGAATTTATTGTCG
Protein-coding regions in this window:
- the atpA gene encoding F0F1 ATP synthase subunit alpha, translating into MRIDPLEISSLLKEQIKKYEKSIKTEEVGSVISVGDGIALVYGLDHAMSGELLVFPNDVVGMVQNLEKDHVGVILLNDSSLIKEGDIVKTTGKILEVPVGDALIGRVVNPLGQPIDGLGEIKTSKTRPVERKATGVIERQSVNQPLQTGIKVLDALVPIGRGQRELIIGDRQTGKTSIAVDTMINQKDEDVICIYVAIGQKNSTVLNVLETLKKYDALKYSIIVAASASDPAPLLFLAPYSAVAMAEEFMFLGKHVLIIYDDLSKHAIAYRELSLLLRRPPGREAFPGDVFYLHSRLLERAAKLNDELGGGSITALPIIETQEGDISAYIPTNVISITDGQIFLQSKLFYSGIRPAINAGLSVSRVGGAAQYKAIKKVSGTLRLDLASYRELEAFTQFGSDLDDATKAKLDRGERTVEILKQGLHKTIPFELQAISIYCLINGYLDQIKIEDIKRFETELHQFFCQDEEAKKLTALLKETKDLPETTLLNKAIARFVTDFI
- the atpH gene encoding ATP synthase F1 subunit delta; the encoded protein is MTSIHEEYAKSIFSLAMESNQLNEFQAGFLAFTEAIDEKTMQFFNHPKISKNEKKQVIEHSVKLTLLKHFLFVLIDNERMNVIPSIFYSFSELIDDLNKIKKVQVYSKKVLSDDQRKALLVQLEKDTYHKIELEEIIDDSIISGFRLEYDGLVKDETSNRQLEDLKSNLKRG